The DNA window CGACCGACTCCAAAAAGAGGGGGAAAAGATAACCTTTACAAACGGCTGTTTCGATATCCTCCATGTGGGACATGTCCGGTATCTTAAGGAGGCAAAAAAAACCGGGGACATCCTGATCGTTGCCCTCAACAGTGATTCATCTGTCAGGGCCATCAAGGGCGAGAAAAGACCCCTTGTTCCTGAAGATGAAAGAGCCGAGATGGTGGCATCTCTTGAATTTGTTGATTATGTGACCATTTTCCATGAGTCTACCCCCCTTGAGTTGATCGAATATCTTCAGCCTCATATCATCGTAAAGGGGGGGGACTGGACAGAGGAAGAGGTGGTGGGTCGGGAATCTGTAAAAAAGTGGGGCGGCACGGTGGTTATTGTTCCTGAGATCAGGGGGGCATCAACGACGAAGATTATCGAAAAGATAATAAAATTTTACGGCGAGGAGTGATTATCGTACTTTGCAGAGCTTGCATGTTAATTTTTTTCTTTACAAAAAAGTGTTCCTTATGTATGAAGAAGCATTCGGAACTTTCATCGAGAGTACTCGCATGAGGTGGAAAGTTACCCATGAAACCTGAGAAATTAGAATTCTTCAGATACATGTTGATAAACAAAATCAACGAATTACTGGGTGAAGCCGGAAAAACCGTTTCCGAGATGACAGATGGAAAGGAGAATTTTCCCGACCCCACCGACAGGGCCTCTCTCGAATCGGACAGGAATTTTGAGCTTCGCATTAGGGATAGGGAGAGAAAATTGATCTTGAAGATGCAGGAGGCGATCCAGCGTATTGATGATGGGGTCTTTGGCATATGTGAGGTCTGTGGCGGACCCATATCCGAAAAAAGACTGATAGCAAGACCCGTGACCACCCTGTGTATAGATTGCAAAACAAAACAGGAAAAGCTCGAAAAGCTCAAAGGGGAGTAAACGTC is part of the Syntrophales bacterium genome and encodes:
- the rfaE2 gene encoding D-glycero-beta-D-manno-heptose 1-phosphate adenylyltransferase gives rise to the protein MNKIYSREKLKEELDRLQKEGEKITFTNGCFDILHVGHVRYLKEAKKTGDILIVALNSDSSVRAIKGEKRPLVPEDERAEMVASLEFVDYVTIFHESTPLELIEYLQPHIIVKGGDWTEEEVVGRESVKKWGGTVVIVPEIRGASTTKIIEKIIKFYGEE
- the dksA gene encoding RNA polymerase-binding protein DksA translates to MKPEKLEFFRYMLINKINELLGEAGKTVSEMTDGKENFPDPTDRASLESDRNFELRIRDRERKLILKMQEAIQRIDDGVFGICEVCGGPISEKRLIARPVTTLCIDCKTKQEKLEKLKGE